The Nitrospira tepida genome includes a window with the following:
- a CDS encoding transporter, producing MRLHHRMSLILLMITWVLCTQAAALASCGAVSCFVVIGAQQQVPQQGVLTVNGIYNYTPMRLLGGTTGIIPAADQARQRLILDHHQEVRTITQTYTLDLNYGVTDRFAMQVTIPYLKRTHIHLDEIGESPTEFGERVNFADNGIGDVRVTAKYNLLPTLRHMVVMGLGLELPTGDTRARDSSGQVLESSGQLGRGNVGLIGSIYQTYELIPHRLNQFAFASYRHTFRNRDGYQFGDEYQLNVGLNLITTPWLVLISQFNYRYLTHDNVTANLEQSAPPFAGDEPVLLDPRVLDRRVPNTGSTYLAYTPGFQLALGELIKSRLTEATSVYFMTQIPLARDANNNLAQGTSFIFGLTRSFQLVKPQT from the coding sequence ATGCGACTTCATCATCGAATGTCCTTGATCTTGCTCATGATCACCTGGGTTCTCTGCACCCAAGCGGCGGCTCTAGCCTCTTGCGGCGCCGTGAGTTGCTTCGTCGTCATCGGTGCGCAACAGCAGGTTCCACAGCAGGGGGTCCTGACTGTCAATGGAATCTACAATTACACGCCGATGCGGTTGCTGGGCGGCACGACCGGGATCATTCCGGCGGCTGACCAGGCTCGGCAACGGTTGATTCTCGATCATCATCAGGAGGTGCGGACGATCACCCAGACCTATACGCTCGATCTGAACTACGGAGTCACCGATCGGTTTGCGATGCAGGTGACGATTCCCTACCTGAAACGCACGCACATCCATCTCGACGAGATCGGCGAATCCCCCACCGAGTTTGGGGAGCGGGTCAACTTTGCGGACAACGGCATCGGCGATGTGCGGGTTACGGCCAAGTACAACCTGTTGCCGACGCTCCGGCACATGGTCGTGATGGGGTTGGGCCTTGAGCTTCCCACGGGAGATACCAGGGCGCGGGACAGTTCAGGACAAGTGTTGGAGTCGTCGGGACAGCTCGGTCGCGGGAACGTCGGCCTCATCGGATCCATCTATCAGACGTACGAGCTGATTCCTCACCGTTTGAACCAATTCGCCTTTGCCAGCTACCGCCATACGTTTCGCAATCGTGACGGGTATCAATTTGGAGATGAGTACCAATTGAACGTGGGATTGAATCTCATTACGACCCCTTGGCTTGTGCTGATCAGTCAGTTCAACTACCGGTATCTGACTCATGACAATGTTACGGCAAACTTGGAGCAATCGGCGCCTCCTTTCGCCGGAGATGAACCGGTCCTGCTCGATCCCCGAGTTCTGGATCGGCGCGTCCCCAATACGGGATCGACATACCTTGCCTATACTCCAGGTTTTCAGCTTGCTCTCGGCGAGTTGATCAAGTCACGGCTCACGGAGGCGACCTCAGTCTACTTCATGACCCAGATCCCTCTCGCTCGGGATGCGAACAATAACCTCGCGCAAGGAACCAGTTTTATATTCGGCCTCACCCGCTCGTTTCAGCTTGTGAAACCGCAGACATAA
- a CDS encoding Crp/Fnr family transcriptional regulator — translation MERVQSAATNKLWFLKHIRLFDGISPSEMQEMEKITRMEEVKKRQPLYLPGDPSSNVYLLKKGRVKIANTAPSGKEVTFDILEPGEVFGELEVLEDAPRSTSAEALDDALICVIPRKDFDQYLAMHPNVTVKLTKLIGLRLKKIQSRIEDLVFRDVPARLAHLLSELSKSDGVADKQGVRLKVKLTHQEMANLIGCSRETVSATMGLFRDQCLIQMEGRSITILKPDELSRLVS, via the coding sequence ATGGAACGCGTACAGTCTGCCGCCACCAACAAGCTCTGGTTCCTCAAGCACATTCGCTTGTTTGACGGGATCTCTCCGTCTGAAATGCAGGAGATGGAGAAAATTACCCGAATGGAAGAGGTCAAGAAACGGCAGCCCTTGTACCTTCCAGGCGATCCGAGCAGCAACGTCTATCTCCTCAAGAAGGGCCGCGTCAAAATCGCCAACACGGCGCCCAGCGGGAAAGAAGTCACCTTCGATATTTTAGAGCCGGGAGAAGTGTTCGGAGAACTTGAGGTTCTGGAAGACGCTCCCCGCTCGACATCGGCCGAGGCCCTTGATGACGCGCTGATTTGTGTGATTCCCCGGAAGGATTTCGATCAGTACCTGGCCATGCATCCGAACGTGACGGTCAAGTTGACCAAACTCATCGGGTTGCGGCTCAAGAAAATCCAGAGCCGTATCGAAGATCTGGTCTTTCGTGATGTGCCAGCCCGTCTGGCCCATCTGCTCTCGGAGTTGAGCAAATCGGATGGGGTCGCAGATAAGCAGGGGGTTCGACTCAAAGTGAAGTTGACCCACCAGGAAATGGCCAACTTGATCGGCTGCAGCCGCGAAACCGTGAGCGCCACCATGGGCCTGTTCAGGGATCAGTGCCTCATCCAGATGGAAGGCCGGAGCATCACTATCCTGAAGCCGGACGAGCTCTCACGCCTGGTGTCATAG
- a CDS encoding nuclear transport factor 2 family protein has translation MSTIPNRRPPVPPFTEETAIRKVRMAEDAWNSRNPDLVALAYSVDSLWRNRDEFLSGREAIVAFLRRKWAKELDYRLIKELWAFHETRIAVRFAYEWHDDSGNWFRSYGNENWEFDGNGLMHRRLASINDLPIREEERQYHWRLGPRPEGHPSLSDLGL, from the coding sequence ATGTCAACGATCCCGAATAGGCGCCCCCCTGTTCCACCCTTTACCGAGGAGACCGCAATCCGGAAAGTGCGCATGGCAGAGGACGCCTGGAATAGCCGTAATCCCGATTTGGTCGCACTGGCCTACAGCGTTGACAGCCTGTGGCGGAATCGCGACGAGTTCCTGTCCGGCCGTGAGGCGATCGTGGCATTTCTGCGACGCAAATGGGCCAAGGAGCTGGACTACAGGCTGATTAAGGAACTGTGGGCGTTCCATGAGACGCGCATCGCCGTGCGTTTTGCCTATGAGTGGCACGACGATTCCGGAAACTGGTTCCGGTCCTACGGGAACGAGAACTGGGAGTTCGACGGAAATGGCCTCATGCACCGGCGCCTCGCAAGCATCAACGATCTTCCCATTAGAGAGGAGGAACGCCAATACCACTGGCGGCTTGGCCCTCGCCCCGAGGGCCACCCTTCCCTGTCCGATCTCGGCCTGTGA
- a CDS encoding ABC transporter substrate-binding protein has product MQNVSRRRFLQLAVATGGALALGDLADSIRLPRSGRVAYASEPIKVGIIDPLSSPYKTSSIHDVHGATVAVDRFNKAGGVLGRPVAIIEADDASNVDTAVRAARKLIKDDRVHFLMGTFNGDVALAVAQVAKQENRLFMVTGAHVPELTGSGCNSHTFVFMPSARMLSRAVTPHLVKTYGNRWFMITTETMDGRAAEQAMAAALQAEGGEVLGSISTPFGTTDFTIALAQAKTAKPGAVILNLYGWDLVHALKAYTAAGLAKEQIGVGGMIGGEQIGRPLGYANNAGIWGLIWDPKINSESSRRFIQGVIDKYNHTPTSRCYHGYTAMTQILEAVQRAGTTETQAVIKALEGHEFDGLKESRSYFRARDHQHVQDVLVGKAYGKELGLGHYQLLATVPGDAVAGRHDESTCTL; this is encoded by the coding sequence ATGCAAAACGTATCGCGTCGACGCTTTCTTCAGTTGGCTGTCGCAACGGGCGGCGCGCTCGCGCTGGGAGATCTGGCCGACTCGATCCGACTTCCCCGGTCCGGACGTGTTGCCTACGCCTCGGAACCAATCAAGGTCGGGATCATTGATCCGCTCTCAAGCCCGTACAAAACCTCCTCGATCCACGACGTGCACGGCGCGACCGTGGCGGTGGATCGCTTCAACAAGGCCGGCGGGGTACTGGGACGTCCAGTCGCCATCATCGAAGCCGATGATGCGTCCAACGTAGACACTGCCGTCCGGGCGGCCCGCAAGCTGATCAAGGACGACCGTGTACATTTCCTCATGGGCACCTTCAACGGCGACGTGGCGCTGGCCGTCGCACAGGTGGCCAAGCAGGAGAACCGGCTCTTCATGGTGACCGGGGCACATGTGCCGGAGTTGACGGGTTCGGGGTGCAACTCGCATACGTTCGTGTTCATGCCAAGCGCCCGAATGTTGTCCAGGGCCGTTACGCCCCATCTCGTAAAGACCTACGGGAATCGCTGGTTCATGATCACGACCGAGACAATGGACGGCCGGGCGGCAGAACAGGCCATGGCGGCCGCGCTCCAGGCCGAGGGTGGCGAAGTGCTCGGCTCGATCAGCACGCCCTTCGGGACCACCGACTTCACAATTGCGCTGGCTCAAGCCAAAACTGCGAAACCCGGCGCCGTCATCCTGAATCTCTACGGCTGGGATCTCGTTCATGCGCTGAAGGCCTATACAGCGGCAGGGTTGGCCAAGGAGCAGATCGGCGTGGGTGGCATGATCGGCGGCGAACAAATCGGCCGTCCGCTCGGCTATGCCAACAATGCGGGGATCTGGGGGTTGATCTGGGACCCCAAGATCAACAGCGAGAGCTCACGGCGGTTCATTCAAGGCGTGATCGACAAGTACAACCATACCCCCACCTCACGCTGCTACCATGGCTACACTGCGATGACACAGATTCTGGAGGCGGTTCAACGGGCCGGCACGACCGAGACGCAGGCGGTCATCAAGGCGCTGGAGGGACATGAATTCGACGGGCTGAAAGAGAGCCGGTCCTACTTTCGCGCCAGGGATCACCAGCATGTGCAGGACGTGCTGGTAGGGAAAGCCTACGGCAAGGAACTGGGCCTGGGCCATTACCAACTACTGGCCACAGTTCCAGGTGACGCCGTCGCCGGCCGTCATGACGAGTCGACTTGCACGCTGTAG
- a CDS encoding pyridoxamine 5'-phosphate oxidase family protein — translation MTSRTGVMEDGLKPFSIIRLAEGKAMARKYLHMTMTESVRRAQQQYYGHAATITDVHERDPLSDAEAQFIADRDSFYLGSVSETGWPYVQHRGGPKGFLKVLDPATLAFADYRGNRQLLSTGNLFANDQVALFLMDYKNRERLKILGHARVEDVRDHSALAVRLTQGDSQPKAERIVIIEVVSYDWNCPKYITPRYSIDEVEELVGPLKSRIAELEAQLRSAQD, via the coding sequence TTGACCAGTCGAACAGGGGTGATGGAAGACGGTCTGAAACCGTTTTCCATCATCCGACTGGCGGAGGGCAAGGCGATGGCGCGGAAATATCTCCATATGACGATGACTGAATCAGTGCGCCGTGCGCAACAGCAATACTACGGGCATGCGGCGACGATCACGGATGTTCATGAGCGTGATCCGTTAAGCGATGCGGAGGCTCAATTCATTGCAGACCGCGACAGTTTTTATCTGGGATCGGTCAGTGAGACTGGTTGGCCCTATGTCCAGCACAGGGGCGGGCCGAAAGGCTTTCTGAAGGTCCTCGATCCCGCCACGCTCGCGTTCGCCGATTACCGTGGGAACCGGCAACTTCTGAGCACAGGGAACCTGTTCGCGAACGACCAGGTGGCATTGTTTCTCATGGACTACAAGAACCGAGAGCGGTTGAAGATTCTCGGTCACGCGCGGGTGGAAGACGTTCGAGACCATTCGGCGCTAGCAGTGCGGCTCACGCAGGGAGACAGCCAGCCAAAGGCGGAGCGGATCGTCATCATCGAGGTCGTCTCCTACGACTGGAATTGCCCCAAATACATCACCCCACGCTATTCCATCGATGAGGTTGAGGAGTTGGTGGGGCCGTTGAAATCCCGCATCGCCGAGTTGGAAGCGCAGCTCCGATCGGCTCAGGACTAG
- a CDS encoding DsrE family protein, whose amino-acid sequence MKTAIVILSDPKSGAEEALGRVFNALALAAESKQKGDEVAVVFNGPGTRWPTELTKLTHPAHALYQSVRDVVQGASCACAEVFGATESVKLCGVASVNDNAIPGTAGLLSLRRYLADGWNVVVF is encoded by the coding sequence ATGAAAACGGCAATCGTCATACTCTCTGACCCCAAGAGCGGCGCCGAAGAGGCGCTTGGGCGGGTATTCAATGCGCTCGCCCTGGCTGCTGAATCCAAGCAGAAAGGCGACGAGGTCGCCGTGGTGTTCAACGGGCCAGGCACCAGGTGGCCGACGGAGCTGACCAAGCTGACCCACCCGGCTCATGCGCTCTATCAGTCCGTACGCGATGTGGTTCAGGGCGCGTCGTGCGCCTGTGCCGAGGTGTTCGGGGCGACGGAGAGCGTGAAGTTGTGTGGAGTGGCGAGCGTGAACGACAACGCCATACCGGGAACTGCCGGTCTCTTGAGCCTCAGACGGTACCTGGCCGACGGATGGAACGTGGTGGTGTTTTGA
- a CDS encoding SDR family NAD(P)-dependent oxidoreductase, which produces MQTYETTAIVTGAGSGIGLAVAESFLREGMNIVLNGRNEEKLVRAAVQLGQPDRLAIVAGDITRPETSTRVVEEAVNRFGQLSVLVNNAGIFCTKPFTEYAVEELDGFLGYLRGTFVLSQAAVRQMRGQGRGGSIVNIGTILASNGVNGIPSSAPIAAKGGIMALTKNLSVELARENIRINAVAPGVVPTPLYGDLTDEQLEALHGMQPLGRYGTPKDIADAVLYLVKASWVTGVILPVDGGVDAGGDGAYHGVKESAGTVAA; this is translated from the coding sequence ATGCAGACGTACGAAACTACGGCAATCGTGACAGGTGCGGGAAGCGGCATAGGCCTGGCCGTGGCGGAATCCTTTCTCCGCGAAGGGATGAATATCGTGCTCAACGGGCGCAATGAAGAGAAGCTTGTCCGTGCCGCAGTCCAGCTCGGTCAACCTGATCGGCTTGCGATCGTCGCCGGTGACATCACCCGGCCCGAGACGTCCACCCGGGTTGTGGAGGAGGCGGTCAATCGCTTTGGCCAGCTCTCCGTGCTCGTGAACAACGCCGGCATCTTCTGTACGAAGCCATTCACCGAATACGCCGTCGAAGAGCTTGACGGGTTTCTCGGCTACCTGCGGGGAACCTTTGTTCTGTCGCAAGCGGCGGTTCGGCAGATGCGTGGGCAGGGCCGCGGCGGGTCAATCGTCAACATCGGGACGATTCTCGCGTCGAACGGTGTGAACGGGATTCCTTCCAGCGCGCCGATCGCGGCCAAAGGGGGAATCATGGCGCTGACCAAGAACTTGTCCGTTGAACTGGCGAGGGAAAACATTCGCATCAACGCGGTCGCGCCCGGAGTGGTTCCCACGCCACTCTACGGTGATCTCACCGACGAGCAACTCGAAGCACTCCATGGGATGCAACCACTCGGTCGTTATGGGACGCCCAAGGACATTGCAGATGCCGTCCTGTACCTGGTCAAGGCAAGCTGGGTCACCGGAGTGATCCTGCCGGTGGATGGCGGAGTGGATGCCGGGGGCGATGGAGCCTACCACGGAGTGAAGGAGAGCGCTGGGACAGTTGCGGCATGA
- a CDS encoding cysteine hydrolase, with translation MTILTRSSIAAVAAVIVGLTLTSSPFAQNAKPTVSHYAGPREDAPVPRPGLTPKRGRVAVVVTDPQNDFLNPKGVAWGVVGQSVQENHTVENIESLFKVAKSAGVPVFVSPHYYYAHDHQWKFGGALEVLMHNIGMFDRKGALTQEGFAGSGADWLDRYKPYIEDGRTVITSPHKVFGPESNDLILQLRKADISQVILAGMSANLCTESHLRELLEQGFEVVVVTDATAAAKLPGFDGYEAAFVNFRLMASDVWSTAQTVKTLTSLK, from the coding sequence ATGACTATTCTTACTCGCTCGAGCATCGCCGCGGTGGCCGCCGTCATCGTCGGCTTGACCCTGACCTCGTCGCCGTTCGCACAGAATGCAAAACCCACGGTGTCGCATTATGCCGGACCGCGAGAGGATGCGCCGGTTCCTCGTCCGGGCCTGACGCCGAAAAGGGGGCGGGTGGCCGTCGTCGTCACCGACCCGCAGAACGATTTCCTCAACCCCAAGGGAGTGGCCTGGGGCGTCGTCGGACAGAGTGTGCAGGAGAACCACACGGTCGAGAACATCGAAAGCCTCTTCAAGGTCGCCAAATCCGCCGGTGTGCCGGTCTTTGTCAGCCCGCACTACTACTATGCGCACGACCATCAGTGGAAATTCGGCGGCGCGCTCGAAGTGCTCATGCACAACATCGGCATGTTCGATCGCAAAGGCGCCTTGACGCAGGAGGGTTTTGCCGGCTCGGGCGCGGACTGGCTCGACCGCTACAAGCCCTATATCGAGGACGGCCGGACGGTGATCACGAGCCCGCACAAGGTGTTCGGGCCCGAGTCAAACGATCTCATCTTGCAGTTGCGCAAAGCTGACATCAGCCAGGTCATCCTGGCCGGCATGTCCGCCAATCTCTGCACCGAGTCACATCTACGCGAACTGCTCGAGCAAGGGTTTGAAGTCGTGGTCGTGACCGATGCCACGGCCGCAGCCAAGCTGCCTGGATTCGACGGGTATGAAGCGGCCTTCGTGAACTTTCGCTTGATGGCCAGCGACGTGTGGAGCACGGCCCAAACGGTCAAGACCCTCACGAGTCTCAAGTAA
- a CDS encoding carboxymuconolactone decarboxylase family protein — MNRIAHLDPATTNGPAKQLFDAVQAKLGAVPNLFRVLGNSPAALNGFLSLNGALAAGAFPPKLREQIALTVAETNQCAYCLSAHAFVGGRLGLSTQDIADARQADATDKRTDAILKLAQSIVVQRGELGATGLDQARAAGLTDGDIVETVAHVALNIFSNYLNHIAGTVIDFPEVPLTQGHAASSCACG; from the coding sequence ATGAATCGCATCGCACACCTTGATCCCGCAACCACGAACGGCCCAGCCAAGCAGCTCTTCGATGCCGTGCAAGCCAAGCTTGGTGCCGTCCCGAACCTGTTCCGGGTGTTGGGTAACTCTCCAGCCGCGCTCAACGGCTTCCTGAGCCTCAACGGAGCTCTCGCAGCCGGAGCATTCCCCCCGAAGCTGCGCGAGCAGATTGCGCTCACCGTGGCCGAGACCAATCAATGCGCCTACTGCCTCAGCGCGCATGCATTTGTCGGCGGCAGGCTCGGATTGAGCACGCAGGATATTGCGGATGCCCGGCAGGCCGATGCCACCGATAAGCGGACCGATGCCATTCTCAAACTCGCACAGAGCATCGTCGTCCAGCGCGGGGAACTCGGCGCGACGGGCCTGGATCAGGCGCGCGCGGCCGGGCTGACTGACGGTGACATTGTCGAAACCGTCGCCCATGTCGCGCTGAACATCTTCAGCAATTACCTCAACCATATCGCCGGCACGGTCATCGATTTTCCGGAGGTTCCGCTCACGCAGGGGCATGCCGCATCGTCTTGCGCCTGCGGCTAG
- a CDS encoding sigma-54-dependent Fis family transcriptional regulator, giving the protein MVSTAQQRGLDAVLRTITDGIAQCPNTVLTRIWLTTPNELCTVCRERKDVSDNSRWLHLVASAGVSRDPQADYGRLDGSFHRFPLGERKIGRVATSGEPLRLAGLRGDEEWIADPDWFAREGVRTFAAQPLIFREEVLGVLALFDRGLLNEQAFEWLRMFADYAAVSIANAKAFDEIALLRARLEEENLYLREEVTAALGMEEFVGESQSLQHVLRQVQLVAPTDAAVLVTGESGTGKELVARAIHDRSRRRDRALIKVNCSAVPDQLFESEFFGHVKGSFTGALADRPGRFELADGGTLFLDEIGEVPVAMQAKLLRVLQEGEFERVGDTRTRRVDVRIVAATNRDLKREVEAGRFREDLFYRLSVFPIHIPPLRERREDIPQLALHFIAQSAKRLNRRAPRVTQAVLNQLAAHDWPGNVRELQNVVERAVILSQGGPLRVHLHPSQPRETRALSRDMPSRAQLLTREELKRQERESIIQALRTSEGRIFGAQGAAALLGMKPTTLASRIKALGIQRAKLRDADLPG; this is encoded by the coding sequence ATGGTTTCCACCGCTCAACAACGTGGGCTTGATGCGGTGCTGCGCACGATTACCGACGGCATCGCGCAATGCCCGAATACGGTATTGACGCGGATTTGGCTCACGACGCCAAATGAACTCTGTACGGTCTGCCGTGAGCGGAAGGATGTCTCCGACAACAGTCGGTGGTTGCACCTCGTCGCCAGCGCGGGAGTGTCGCGCGATCCGCAGGCCGACTACGGCCGCTTGGACGGCTCGTTTCATCGGTTTCCCCTTGGCGAGCGCAAGATCGGGCGCGTGGCCACGAGCGGTGAGCCGCTCCGGCTGGCCGGGCTTCGCGGTGACGAGGAGTGGATCGCGGACCCTGACTGGTTCGCGCGTGAGGGAGTCCGGACCTTCGCGGCGCAACCCTTGATCTTCCGGGAGGAGGTCCTCGGAGTGCTGGCGCTCTTCGACCGCGGCTTGCTCAACGAGCAAGCCTTCGAGTGGCTCCGCATGTTCGCCGACTACGCAGCGGTAAGCATTGCAAACGCCAAGGCGTTCGATGAGATCGCCCTGCTGCGTGCCCGGCTGGAAGAGGAGAACCTCTACCTGCGTGAAGAGGTCACCGCCGCGTTGGGGATGGAGGAATTCGTCGGAGAGAGCCAGTCGCTCCAGCACGTCCTCCGTCAAGTGCAGTTGGTCGCGCCCACCGACGCGGCAGTGCTCGTCACGGGAGAGAGTGGGACGGGGAAAGAACTGGTCGCGCGCGCGATTCATGACCGGAGCCGGCGGCGAGACCGGGCCCTGATCAAGGTGAACTGCAGCGCCGTGCCGGACCAATTGTTTGAAAGCGAATTCTTCGGACATGTAAAGGGATCCTTCACCGGAGCCCTCGCCGATCGGCCCGGTCGCTTCGAACTGGCCGACGGCGGCACGCTCTTTCTCGACGAGATCGGGGAGGTGCCCGTGGCGATGCAGGCGAAGCTGTTACGGGTCCTGCAAGAGGGCGAGTTCGAGCGTGTCGGCGACACGCGGACGCGGAGGGTGGACGTGCGGATCGTCGCGGCGACGAATCGCGACTTGAAGCGGGAGGTCGAAGCCGGCCGTTTTCGAGAGGATCTGTTTTACCGTCTCAGCGTGTTTCCCATCCACATCCCACCGCTCCGTGAACGCCGGGAAGACATTCCGCAGCTCGCGCTGCATTTCATCGCGCAGAGCGCGAAACGGCTCAATCGCCGTGCCCCCCGAGTCACACAAGCGGTGTTGAACCAGCTTGCCGCGCATGACTGGCCCGGAAACGTGCGGGAGCTCCAGAATGTCGTCGAGCGCGCGGTGATCCTTTCACAAGGAGGGCCGCTGCGTGTCCATCTTCACCCGTCGCAACCGCGCGAGACGCGGGCACTGTCTCGCGACATGCCGTCGCGAGCACAACTTCTGACGCGAGAAGAGCTCAAACGCCAGGAGCGGGAGAGCATCATTCAGGCGCTGCGGACGAGCGAGGGCCGGATCTTCGGCGCACAGGGCGCCGCCGCGCTGCTGGGCATGAAACCGACCACACTGGCCTCGCGGATCAAGGCGCTGGGGATCCAAAGGGCCAAGCTGCGGGATGCCGATCTGCCCGGTTGA
- a CDS encoding TVP38/TMEM64 family protein, with amino-acid sequence METRCADGYQEETTHSIHAVQPGTEPVTSTKELPSGKVIIALVIGLAIGAFFYFDLGRFLSLNALKENRDNLLAFTDVNYVAAVGIFIVAYAIVTGLSLPGAVMLTLAGGFVFGAVPGTLFVNLGATTGATLAFLTARYLLRDTVEQKFGKSLRPFQEGFVKNAFSYLLTLRLIPLFPFFVVNLVSGLTRVSAGTYIGATALGIIPGSFVYAYAGRQLGTINSLKEIASPNVIGACILLGLLALVPVVYKRFAAKPAR; translated from the coding sequence ATGGAAACACGGTGTGCTGACGGATATCAGGAGGAGACAACCCATTCGATCCACGCTGTTCAACCGGGCACCGAACCCGTTACCTCCACCAAGGAGCTTCCTTCAGGCAAGGTGATCATTGCTCTTGTGATCGGGCTGGCCATCGGGGCCTTCTTCTATTTTGATCTCGGACGGTTCTTATCGTTGAACGCCCTGAAGGAAAATCGGGACAATCTGCTGGCGTTTACGGACGTGAATTATGTCGCAGCGGTCGGCATCTTCATTGTGGCCTATGCGATTGTCACCGGCTTGTCGCTTCCGGGTGCGGTCATGCTCACGCTCGCCGGCGGGTTCGTGTTCGGGGCCGTCCCTGGAACGTTGTTCGTGAATCTCGGGGCGACGACCGGCGCGACCCTGGCGTTTCTGACCGCGCGGTATCTGCTACGGGACACAGTGGAACAGAAATTCGGGAAGTCGCTGAGACCGTTCCAAGAAGGCTTTGTCAAGAACGCCTTCAGCTACCTGCTGACTCTTCGACTGATTCCCCTGTTTCCGTTCTTCGTGGTCAACCTCGTATCAGGACTGACTCGCGTGAGCGCCGGAACATATATCGGAGCCACGGCGCTCGGCATCATTCCCGGTTCGTTCGTCTATGCCTATGCAGGACGCCAACTGGGTACCATAAATTCACTGAAGGAGATCGCGTCGCCGAATGTGATCGGGGCCTGTATCCTCTTGGGGCTTCTCGCCCTCGTGCCGGTCGTCTATAAAAGGTTTGCGGCCAAACCAGCGCGATGA